Proteins found in one Hoplias malabaricus isolate fHopMal1 chromosome 17, fHopMal1.hap1, whole genome shotgun sequence genomic segment:
- the grxcr1a gene encoding glutaredoxin domain-containing cysteine-rich protein 1, translated as MEGTLASGVGEKPQKRVRFRVASGNSGRVLKEMFKDEGPADSLDSDCTSSSEADRASTPSTSGELNGHPGGYLGSELDDSESEPDDLLLFAGGKDKDRVFSTKRVNILSKNGTVRGVKHKVSAGQILFDNLTKVSGPELTLEFGRIVIYTTSFRVVRTTFERCELVRKIFQNHRVKFMEKNIALDSEYGKELEARCRRVGEPPSLPVVFIDGHYLGGAEKILGMNESGELQDLLTKIERVQHPHTCQTCGGFAFVPCSMCHGSKMSVFRNCFTDSFKALKCTACNENGLQSCPSCSN; from the exons ATGGAGGGGACATTGGCGTCGGGGGTCGGTGAGAAGCCCCAGAAGCGTGTGAGGTTTCGTGTGGCGTCTGGGAACAGTGGACGGGTGCTGAAAGAGATGTTTAAGGATGAGGGTCCAGCTGATTCTCTGGATTCAGACTGTACCAGCAGCTCTGAGGCTGACCGGGCCAGTACCCCCTCCACCAGCGGTGAGCTGAACGGACATCCAGGTGGCTACCTGGGCTCAGAGCTGGATGACAGTGAAAGCGAGCCAGACGACCTGCTACTGTTTGCTGGAGGAAAGGACAAGGACAGAGTCTTCAGTACCAAACGGGTCAACATCCTCAGCAAGAACGGAACAGTGAGAGGAGTCAAACACAAAGTCAGTGCCGGCCAAATACTTTTCGACAACCTGACTAAAGTCAGCGGG ccTGAGCTGACTCTGGAGTTTGGCCGTATCGTGATCTACACAACCAGTTTCCGTGTAGTCCGTACCACGTTTGAGCGCTGTGAGCTGGTGCGCAAAATCTTCCAGAATCACAGGGTGAAGTTCATGGAGAAGAACATTGCTCTGGACAGTGAGTACGGAAAGGAGCTGGAGGCACGCTGCAGAAGGGTGGGAGAACCACCTTCACTCCCGGTGGTCTTCATCGATGGACACTACCTGGGG GGCGCAGAGAAAATCCTGGGTATGAATGAATCAGGGGAACTGCAGGATCTCCTAACCAAAATTGAG AGGGTACAGCATCCCCACACATGCCAGACGTGTGGCGGCTTCGCCTTCGTGCCCTGCTCTATGTGCCATGGCAGTAAGATGTCCGTCTTCAGAAACTGCTTCACGGACTCATTCAAAGCTCTCAAGTGCACGGCGTGCAATGAGAACGGCCTTCAGTCATGTCCCAGCTGCTCTAACTAA